The Candidatus Hinthialibacter antarcticus genome contains a region encoding:
- a CDS encoding glycosyltransferase family 39 protein: MSLVFLQHLSALSIFVPGIALLLIATPGVVVWLREQLGWCKQQGSIVETARAYFWPGLAIGFAVWIAFWSSLLPPTQSDALRYHLTVPELYLRHGGFVALDTLSFSNFPFLIEYLFLIPLEFGSIAGPKLIHFLFFIITLLQAAKMANHWGGRRAGVIAALLIASTPFVPIFASWAFIEFALSAYTLFAIQCAMAVRSAFVNGERSNAWRWAILLGVVGGLLLGCKYTALATVAFLGLALLWPGRAPKLTFLQRFPIATTAIVLALLIASPWYIKNIVLFSNPVFPFGGSVFPTHEWTAFNQEFFSYHAGMKGSLNAVRQSSVIEKVTDFITLPFRATLYSSDVYRIENFGDMPTGVLWLAGALLAIFCRSWRAGMPFLGGMSVLLFVFWGATYRDLRFLLPCLVTAAPLLGVIWSDMLERTRSLRWFIVVAVFYNLMTTHGLTLIPGSYMPWMLTGGQVDQETYLLEISDETRHQNQAFHFLEQNAEPQTRVLLHGIQEPFYCKNDYVWADWFDTDVLISWSWQANGADALLKRLQAEGIEYLALNYGNINQYNQMYLPYYRLFRLPREKGLPLLREFISKEYARLHYPYEYNFWIQEFVQRLSVAEAESPNVAALEGLLHGGLLEEVFRYDEKPDDLSEGIVVFRVPTQASDEE; encoded by the coding sequence ATGTCGCTGGTCTTTTTGCAACATTTAAGCGCCCTGTCGATATTCGTCCCGGGTATTGCGCTGCTTCTCATCGCAACGCCTGGAGTGGTTGTGTGGCTGCGGGAACAACTTGGGTGGTGTAAGCAGCAGGGCAGCATAGTAGAAACAGCCCGCGCGTATTTTTGGCCGGGGCTGGCGATTGGGTTTGCGGTTTGGATCGCTTTCTGGTCGTCGTTGCTGCCGCCGACCCAATCCGACGCGCTTCGATATCATTTGACCGTCCCTGAGTTGTATTTGCGTCACGGCGGTTTTGTCGCGCTAGATACTTTGTCTTTCTCGAATTTTCCGTTTTTGATTGAATATTTGTTCTTGATCCCACTCGAGTTCGGGTCAATTGCCGGGCCGAAGTTGATTCACTTTTTGTTTTTTATCATTACCCTGCTTCAGGCTGCGAAAATGGCCAATCACTGGGGCGGACGGCGAGCCGGCGTTATCGCGGCTTTATTAATTGCATCGACGCCGTTTGTCCCTATTTTTGCGTCGTGGGCGTTTATCGAGTTTGCTTTGTCGGCCTATACGCTATTCGCGATCCAGTGCGCGATGGCGGTGCGCAGCGCATTTGTGAACGGTGAGCGCTCCAACGCTTGGCGCTGGGCGATATTGCTCGGTGTTGTCGGCGGATTGTTGCTTGGCTGCAAATATACCGCGCTGGCGACGGTTGCGTTTTTGGGGCTTGCGCTGTTGTGGCCGGGCCGTGCGCCGAAACTCACGTTTTTACAGCGGTTTCCCATCGCGACGACGGCGATTGTGTTGGCGTTGCTGATTGCCTCGCCGTGGTATATCAAAAATATCGTCTTATTTAGCAATCCCGTGTTTCCGTTTGGGGGTTCGGTGTTCCCGACGCATGAGTGGACGGCCTTCAATCAGGAATTCTTTTCGTATCACGCAGGAATGAAGGGCAGCCTCAACGCGGTGCGCCAATCATCTGTGATCGAAAAAGTGACGGACTTTATCACGCTGCCGTTTCGCGCCACGCTTTATTCGAGCGACGTCTACCGCATCGAAAATTTTGGCGACATGCCGACGGGCGTCTTGTGGCTGGCTGGAGCGCTTTTGGCGATCTTTTGCCGGTCATGGCGGGCGGGAATGCCGTTTCTGGGCGGGATGTCGGTTCTGCTGTTTGTGTTTTGGGGCGCGACCTACCGCGACCTTCGCTTTCTCTTGCCGTGTCTCGTGACTGCGGCGCCGCTGCTGGGCGTCATTTGGTCAGATATGCTGGAGCGTACGCGCTCCTTGCGCTGGTTTATTGTTGTTGCCGTCTTCTATAATTTGATGACGACGCATGGTTTGACGCTGATCCCCGGCTCGTATATGCCGTGGATGCTCACCGGGGGCCAGGTCGATCAAGAAACCTATTTGCTCGAAATCAGCGACGAAACCCGCCATCAGAACCAGGCGTTTCATTTTCTCGAACAGAACGCTGAACCTCAAACCCGCGTACTCTTACATGGAATTCAGGAGCCGTTTTATTGCAAAAATGACTATGTATGGGCGGATTGGTTCGATACAGACGTTTTGATTTCCTGGTCATGGCAGGCGAACGGCGCCGATGCGTTATTAAAACGACTGCAAGCGGAAGGCATTGAATATCTCGCGCTGAATTATGGTAACATCAATCAATACAATCAGATGTACTTGCCATATTACCGCTTGTTCCGACTGCCGCGTGAGAAGGGCCTGCCGTTGCTGCGGGAATTTATCAGCAAAGAATACGCCCGGCTGCATTATCCGTATGAATATAACTTCTGGATTCAGGAATTTGTGCAGCGCTTGAGCGTTGCGGAGGCCGAGTCGCCCAATGTCGCTGCGTTAGAGGGATTATTGCACGGCGGTCTCTTGGAAGAAGTTTTTCGATATGACGAAAAGCCGGATGACTTATCCGAAGGAATCGTTGTTTTCCGGGTGCCAACTCAAGCGTCGGACGAAGAATGA
- a CDS encoding PP2C family protein-serine/threonine phosphatase: protein MKIFNLVVIFLLIACSIILGANELTGSEELYFDTLNIWLIGLALAFAGGGAWGLIRTFSTSSGLTHIIFKLIQRDYSDNPHPMTPFILKPLVSAVEQLRTTLQSRDNEYEKHVVTLQSKLDSALSEKSKEMLTLIDDNKKLGAISHELGQAHARLNRDLGQLEEIQRSLLPALYVEDKELSIRSYYQPNGKTGGDYYDFILASDDEVFLAIADVSGHGSPAAFIMGITRALLHSKIVHHQSPAEILQSLNEYLIRSIRSNEFVTMFLGRLDRKTKKFTFSNAGHLPPVWLRPSDEEICELEESRGVPLGVLDEPNYDETQIQMGPGEKIVLYTDGVVELFNKERMTYSEERLHSLLKENRNNDSVDLLDVIIQDLQMFLERDLDVLPVEDDLTVVVFTLDDC from the coding sequence ATGAAAATCTTCAATTTAGTTGTTATATTTTTACTAATTGCATGTTCGATCATTTTAGGAGCGAATGAATTGACCGGGAGCGAAGAGTTATACTTTGATACTCTCAACATTTGGTTGATTGGCTTAGCGCTCGCGTTCGCAGGAGGGGGAGCGTGGGGGCTGATCCGTACCTTTTCAACCTCCTCAGGTCTGACTCATATCATATTCAAACTCATTCAACGCGATTATTCCGACAACCCTCATCCAATGACTCCTTTTATCCTCAAACCATTGGTCTCAGCGGTTGAGCAATTAAGGACGACATTACAATCTCGCGATAATGAGTATGAAAAACATGTCGTCACTCTGCAATCAAAACTCGACAGCGCACTATCGGAAAAATCAAAAGAGATGCTTACTTTAATTGACGACAATAAAAAATTAGGCGCGATCTCTCACGAATTAGGCCAAGCCCACGCTCGTCTCAACCGCGACCTTGGGCAGTTAGAAGAAATACAACGTAGTCTACTGCCCGCGTTGTACGTTGAAGATAAAGAACTTAGCATCCGATCGTATTATCAACCCAATGGAAAAACCGGCGGCGATTATTATGACTTTATCCTGGCGTCTGATGACGAAGTCTTCTTGGCAATTGCAGACGTCTCCGGCCACGGCAGCCCGGCCGCGTTTATTATGGGCATCACCCGTGCATTATTACACAGCAAAATCGTACATCATCAATCGCCTGCTGAGATACTTCAGTCGCTGAATGAATATCTGATTCGCTCGATTCGCTCAAACGAATTTGTCACCATGTTTTTAGGCCGCCTTGATCGAAAAACAAAGAAATTCACGTTTTCAAATGCGGGCCATTTGCCTCCCGTCTGGTTGCGTCCGTCGGATGAAGAAATTTGTGAACTCGAAGAAAGCCGGGGCGTCCCCTTGGGCGTTCTGGATGAGCCGAATTACGATGAAACGCAGATTCAGATGGGGCCAGGCGAAAAAATCGTCCTGTATACCGACGGCGTCGTCGAACTGTTTAACAAAGAACGGATGACATACAGCGAGGAGCGCTTACACTCGCTTCTCAAAGAGAACCGAAACAACGATTCGGTCGATTTATTGGATGTCATCATCCAGGATTTGCAAATGTTCCTGGAACGCGACCTCGACGTACTTCCGGTTGAAGACGATTTGACTGTCGTGGTATTTACGCTGGATGACTGTTAG
- a CDS encoding tetratricopeptide repeat protein: MILRKSGFMLAPFVVGLIALNLLLNLDVCAFDWIKDPDEAFKRSKDSGKPVMMYFYHPFSLREDNKVFTNALVQRYSDKLIAVQINIDSNGDLASRFNVYSLPAVLFFDEKERELISFRYEAEKLLRTRLVQRIKQTIANIDEFTLVESQVETLKDNPDFLYRYARGLRDRGLFKEADSHFQRLFEHPDASIELKQKAKTAFLSMLILQATQHLYSQRYDAAINQLQRLIDKVDVPSIVYQSQYLLGTAYWEAGDKKKAESTLKKLIRDKKSEPFASMAKRFLEEKEGKR; encoded by the coding sequence ATGATTTTGCGAAAGTCTGGTTTTATGTTAGCGCCCTTCGTCGTTGGCCTGATTGCATTGAATCTTCTGCTCAATCTGGATGTTTGCGCATTCGATTGGATCAAAGACCCTGACGAAGCATTCAAGCGATCAAAAGACAGCGGCAAACCCGTGATGATGTACTTCTATCATCCATTTTCATTACGCGAAGACAACAAAGTATTTACGAATGCGCTGGTGCAGCGCTATTCAGATAAGTTAATCGCCGTGCAGATCAATATCGACTCCAACGGCGACTTGGCCAGCCGCTTTAATGTATATAGCCTTCCCGCCGTCTTGTTTTTTGACGAAAAAGAGCGGGAACTGATCTCGTTTCGCTACGAAGCCGAAAAGCTGCTGCGCACCCGACTGGTTCAACGCATAAAACAAACCATTGCGAATATTGACGAGTTCACCTTAGTCGAAAGCCAGGTCGAAACGCTCAAAGACAACCCGGACTTTCTCTACCGATATGCGCGCGGGTTGCGCGACCGGGGGCTATTCAAAGAAGCCGATTCTCATTTCCAACGTCTGTTTGAACACCCGGACGCGTCCATTGAATTGAAACAGAAAGCCAAGACGGCTTTTCTCAGCATGTTGATCCTGCAAGCCACCCAACATTTATACAGCCAACGCTATGACGCGGCCATCAATCAGCTGCAACGCCTGATCGACAAAGTCGACGTACCGTCAATCGTCTATCAGTCGCAATATTTGTTAGGCACCGCGTATTGGGAAGCGGGCGACAAGAAAAAAGCCGAATCCACGCTAAAAAAATTGATCCGCGATAAAAAATCCGAACCGTTCGCTTCAATGGCAAAACGCTTTTTAGAAGAAAAGGAAGGCAAGCGCTGA
- a CDS encoding glycosyltransferase family 9 protein, with the protein MFCDGCPQYDPVQSRILVIKLGATGDVLRTTALIKTLQSLYPASHLTWVCGAGSLPFINNNPNIDRALLFNDASLLFLQALSFDVCINFDLSPEACALAESVSAPTKHGYGLAPSGAVKPFSPAAETVYEMSLWDDVKRANQKTYQQLMADLITEQASYGPIQLHLPEASLAAADAFAKCAQFDANKISIGLNVGAGERWQHKKWPAEGFIELARNAHQKLNAQIIILYGPDDEAQAQKVMQSLKVPFIDAGLWPSILDFCAVLNLCDAVVTGDTFALHAALALRKKVVCLVGPTSATELELYGQGVILQGDVDCLGCYLTRCDKEPHCMNRLPADAVFNALSALLKQV; encoded by the coding sequence GTGTTTTGTGACGGCTGCCCCCAATACGATCCGGTCCAGTCGCGCATTCTCGTCATCAAACTGGGTGCGACCGGCGACGTATTGCGAACGACGGCGTTAATCAAAACGCTGCAATCGCTTTACCCTGCGTCACATCTCACCTGGGTCTGCGGCGCGGGGTCGCTTCCATTCATCAACAATAATCCTAACATTGATCGTGCACTATTATTTAACGACGCCTCTCTCTTGTTCTTACAGGCGCTGTCGTTTGATGTTTGCATTAACTTTGATCTTTCGCCCGAAGCCTGCGCTTTGGCGGAATCCGTCTCTGCGCCGACAAAACACGGCTATGGACTGGCGCCGTCTGGCGCCGTCAAACCGTTTTCGCCCGCTGCGGAAACCGTGTATGAAATGAGCTTGTGGGATGACGTTAAACGCGCAAACCAAAAGACCTACCAGCAATTGATGGCGGACCTCATCACAGAACAAGCCTCTTACGGCCCGATCCAACTGCATCTACCGGAAGCGTCGCTGGCAGCGGCGGACGCTTTCGCCAAGTGCGCTCAATTCGATGCAAATAAAATTTCAATTGGGCTTAACGTCGGCGCGGGCGAGCGCTGGCAGCACAAAAAATGGCCGGCAGAAGGCTTCATCGAACTGGCCCGGAACGCCCACCAGAAACTCAACGCCCAAATCATTATTCTCTACGGCCCCGACGATGAAGCGCAAGCGCAAAAGGTCATGCAGTCGCTCAAAGTCCCCTTTATTGACGCCGGGCTATGGCCTTCGATATTAGATTTTTGCGCGGTGTTAAATCTATGCGACGCCGTTGTCACCGGCGATACCTTCGCGCTGCACGCCGCGCTCGCTTTAAGGAAAAAGGTGGTATGCCTTGTCGGGCCGACTTCCGCAACCGAGTTGGAATTATACGGTCAGGGAGTTATCCTTCAGGGAGACGTCGATTGCTTGGGGTGTTACCTCACCCGGTGCGACAAAGAGCCGCATTGCATGAACAGGCTGCCTGCCGACGCCGTATTTAACGCATTAAGCGCTTTACTAAAACAGGTCTAA
- a CDS encoding methyltransferase domain-containing protein has protein sequence MKDIDLTIDTLSTQAEGIGRVDGKAVFVPFTLPQEAWRVSIIDQKKNYDRALPLQAYGDSLNAHPARVAPSCPYYGECGGCQLQHVSYEQQVEWKRQWLVETFRRVGRIDVECETIAASPPWEYRNKLTLPLRRIDGKVALYYHRVYNPAKHIPVNDCAIAHAKIRAAMQPLSEALDDCQAILPPPDKDGAHQACAVFRMIDGALHVELSDVRIPKALLSNLVFCLITAETSIDVLHYHPETSDPAKVYSRNEVNYVKPKDVFRQINPDVREALYDYVLALPFQSKRSLLDGYCGVGELTRMLTRRFDYVVGVEINADAVEIARDESKDEAENLQFLSQPLEAFVRRNSSGFDAMVLNPPRDGLSKPVRRALAQFGSNDVVMISCHPAAMARDVNVFLDAGYSIQSLQAFDMFPQTYHLEAVIHLQK, from the coding sequence GTGAAAGACATCGACCTCACCATTGATACGCTGTCGACCCAGGCCGAGGGCATTGGCCGCGTAGACGGCAAGGCCGTGTTCGTCCCCTTTACGTTGCCGCAAGAAGCGTGGCGCGTTTCTATCATTGACCAAAAAAAGAACTACGACCGTGCGCTTCCATTGCAGGCGTACGGCGACTCGTTGAATGCGCATCCAGCGCGGGTGGCGCCGTCGTGCCCGTATTACGGTGAGTGCGGCGGGTGCCAGTTGCAGCATGTTTCGTATGAACAACAGGTCGAATGGAAGCGGCAATGGCTGGTGGAAACCTTCCGCCGCGTGGGCCGCATTGATGTGGAATGTGAGACGATTGCGGCCTCGCCTCCCTGGGAATACCGCAACAAATTGACGCTGCCGCTGCGCCGCATCGACGGCAAAGTGGCGTTGTATTATCACCGCGTGTATAACCCGGCGAAACACATCCCGGTAAATGATTGCGCGATTGCTCATGCAAAAATTCGCGCCGCGATGCAACCGCTTTCAGAGGCGCTGGATGATTGCCAGGCGATATTGCCGCCGCCAGATAAAGACGGCGCCCATCAGGCTTGCGCGGTGTTCCGTATGATCGACGGCGCGTTGCATGTTGAATTAAGCGACGTTCGCATTCCGAAAGCCCTGCTTTCAAACTTGGTGTTCTGCCTGATTACGGCGGAGACCAGTATTGATGTACTTCATTATCATCCTGAGACCAGCGATCCGGCGAAAGTCTATTCACGTAACGAGGTGAATTACGTCAAACCCAAAGACGTGTTTCGGCAGATCAACCCCGACGTACGCGAGGCGCTGTACGACTATGTACTGGCGCTGCCGTTTCAATCCAAGCGTTCGTTGCTAGACGGGTATTGCGGCGTGGGCGAGTTGACGCGAATGCTGACCCGGCGGTTTGATTACGTCGTCGGCGTTGAAATTAATGCGGACGCAGTTGAAATCGCGCGGGACGAAAGCAAAGACGAAGCGGAGAACTTGCAATTTTTATCGCAGCCGCTTGAGGCGTTTGTCCGGCGAAATTCAAGTGGATTCGATGCGATGGTGTTAAACCCGCCCCGCGACGGTCTGTCGAAGCCGGTGCGCAGGGCGTTGGCGCAATTTGGCTCAAACGATGTTGTAATGATCTCGTGTCATCCCGCTGCGATGGCGCGTGATGTGAATGTATTTCTTGACGCGGGCTATTCCATTCAATCGCTGCAAGCGTTTGATATGTTCCCCCAGACCTATCACCTCGAAGCTGTGATCCATTTGCAAAAATGA
- the alaS gene encoding alanine--tRNA ligase codes for MKTQEIRDAYREFFVERGHEAWPSDSLVPKNDPTLLFSSAGMVQFKPYFLGEMGDALKCATTCQKCFRTSDIEEVGYTERHHTFFEMLGNFSFGDYFKREAIRWAWEFSVDVMKIPKEKIWVSIYEDDDESGKLWTDETDISPSRIVKMGAADNFWPSSGILGPSGPCSELYYDKGPEYGSGRADASPAVEGEDDRFTEYWNLVFTQFDRQPDGSLPPLARKNIDTGMGLERLACIMQGVESNYETDLLHPIIKYFEELSGLKFRDDKTKDVSFRVLADHVRATTFLLTDQVTPSNAGRGYVLRRIMRRAIRHGLNLGVDANLFSPAMEVVSNIYGKEYGDLPERLNFTRRIAAAEEEAFRQTLNRGLIRLEEMIGELESGKAKTLPGDKAFSLYDTYGFPPDMTSEILTERGFEGYDEDKFETCMEEQRLRAQAAWKGSGETKVELDINVAATKFTGYDSMREESKVLAIFRNGEKQESAVAGNEIEIVVETTPFYAESGGQVGDKGVIEGLGDKDFFVRIETTRKTAAGVFVHFGVVERGSVQEGDAVRLCVDADSRHPIMKNHTATHLLQAALQKVLGEHIKQSGSMVSPDNLRFDFTHYESVKPQEIQTIEEHVNRWVNENHAVKIEEDSIDNARARGAMALFGEKYGDVVRTVEVVNESDEKIPVSLELCGGTHVRNTGEIGFFRILSESSISAGNRRIEAVTGSRAVLEAQRDRQLLAQIAGGLKVSPNESPERVVRLLDQLKQLERDNKELKQKLLSGEAVNLRDGAEEINGVTLVAKQVDVSDKEELQAAMDSLMNGAKSFIGFLASASDGKVTFVCGVSDDLTKTFDAGKIVKEAATIAGGGGGGRKNRAMAGGKDASKLPDALARVREIVSQAQPA; via the coding sequence ATGAAGACGCAAGAAATCCGCGACGCCTATCGCGAATTTTTCGTCGAACGCGGGCATGAGGCTTGGCCCAGCGATTCGCTCGTTCCGAAAAACGACCCCACCTTATTGTTCTCAAGCGCTGGTATGGTGCAATTCAAGCCGTATTTTCTCGGCGAGATGGGCGATGCGCTCAAATGCGCCACCACCTGCCAGAAGTGCTTCCGCACCAGCGATATCGAAGAGGTGGGCTACACCGAGCGCCATCACACCTTCTTTGAAATGCTGGGCAACTTCTCCTTCGGCGATTATTTCAAACGCGAAGCGATCCGCTGGGCGTGGGAATTTTCCGTCGATGTGATGAAGATTCCCAAAGAAAAAATCTGGGTCAGCATCTACGAAGACGACGACGAAAGCGGTAAATTGTGGACGGATGAGACCGATATTTCCCCCAGCCGCATCGTCAAAATGGGCGCGGCGGATAATTTTTGGCCTTCATCGGGCATCTTAGGGCCGTCCGGCCCTTGTTCTGAACTCTACTATGACAAAGGGCCTGAATACGGCTCCGGTCGCGCCGACGCCAGCCCCGCCGTTGAAGGCGAAGACGACCGTTTTACCGAATATTGGAACCTGGTATTCACCCAATTTGACCGCCAGCCCGACGGCTCGCTGCCTCCGCTGGCCCGTAAGAATATCGATACTGGTATGGGATTAGAGCGCCTCGCCTGCATTATGCAGGGCGTCGAGTCGAACTACGAAACAGACTTGCTTCATCCCATTATCAAATATTTTGAAGAACTCAGCGGGCTGAAATTTCGCGACGATAAAACCAAAGACGTTTCGTTTCGCGTGTTGGCTGACCATGTTCGCGCGACCACGTTTTTGCTGACTGACCAGGTCACGCCCAGCAACGCCGGGCGCGGCTACGTCTTGCGCCGCATCATGCGCCGCGCTATTCGCCACGGCTTGAACCTCGGCGTTGACGCCAACCTGTTCTCGCCCGCGATGGAAGTCGTCTCGAATATCTATGGCAAAGAATACGGCGATTTGCCTGAGCGGTTGAATTTCACCCGACGCATCGCCGCCGCCGAAGAGGAAGCCTTCCGCCAGACGCTGAACCGCGGCCTGATTCGCCTCGAAGAAATGATCGGCGAACTGGAATCAGGCAAAGCCAAGACGCTGCCCGGCGACAAAGCGTTTTCGCTATATGACACCTATGGCTTTCCGCCGGATATGACCAGCGAGATTCTTACCGAACGCGGCTTTGAAGGATACGACGAAGACAAGTTCGAAACTTGTATGGAAGAACAGCGCCTACGCGCCCAGGCCGCCTGGAAAGGCTCCGGCGAAACCAAAGTCGAACTCGACATCAACGTCGCTGCGACGAAGTTCACTGGCTACGACTCCATGCGTGAAGAAAGCAAGGTTCTCGCGATTTTCCGCAACGGTGAAAAACAAGAATCCGCCGTGGCAGGCAATGAAATTGAGATCGTTGTAGAAACCACTCCGTTTTATGCTGAATCCGGCGGGCAGGTCGGCGACAAGGGCGTCATTGAAGGTTTGGGCGACAAAGATTTCTTTGTGCGAATCGAAACCACCCGCAAGACCGCTGCTGGCGTGTTCGTTCATTTCGGCGTAGTCGAGCGCGGTTCCGTGCAAGAAGGCGATGCGGTGCGGTTATGCGTCGACGCTGACTCGCGCCACCCGATTATGAAAAATCATACTGCGACCCACTTGCTGCAAGCGGCGTTGCAAAAGGTATTGGGCGAGCACATCAAACAATCAGGCTCAATGGTGTCGCCCGATAATTTGCGGTTTGACTTTACTCATTATGAATCCGTCAAGCCGCAAGAAATTCAGACTATCGAAGAACACGTCAACCGCTGGGTGAATGAAAACCACGCGGTCAAGATAGAAGAAGACTCAATTGACAATGCACGCGCACGCGGCGCCATGGCGCTCTTCGGCGAGAAATACGGCGACGTTGTCCGCACTGTCGAAGTCGTGAATGAAAGCGACGAAAAAATCCCCGTTAGCCTCGAACTGTGCGGTGGAACGCATGTTCGTAACACGGGCGAAATTGGGTTTTTCCGCATTTTATCAGAAAGTTCCATTTCGGCGGGCAACCGCCGCATCGAAGCTGTGACGGGTTCCCGCGCCGTACTCGAAGCGCAGCGCGACCGCCAGTTGCTCGCGCAAATCGCGGGTGGATTGAAAGTCTCTCCCAACGAATCGCCGGAGCGCGTCGTCCGCCTGCTCGACCAACTCAAGCAACTCGAACGCGACAATAAAGAACTCAAACAGAAATTGCTCTCCGGCGAAGCGGTCAATCTTCGCGACGGCGCCGAAGAAATCAACGGCGTGACGCTGGTCGCAAAGCAGGTTGACGTTTCGGATAAAGAGGAACTGCAAGCCGCGATGGACAGCCTGATGAACGGCGCTAAATCGTTCATTGGATTTCTCGCCAGCGCCAGCGACGGCAAGGTGACGTTTGTCTGCGGCGTTAGCGACGACCTGACGAAGACCTTTGATGCGGGCAAGATCGTCAAAGAAGCAGCGACCATTGCGGGCGGCGGCGGCGGCGGGCGTAAAAACCGCGCCATGGCGGGCGGAAAAGACGCCAGCAAATTGCCTGACGCATTGGCCCGCGTGAGAGAGATCGTGTCCCAGGCTCAACCCGCGTGA
- a CDS encoding site-specific DNA-methyltransferase, which yields MDIRNKVFNEDCIEGTKLKIPDNSVDLIITDPPYGINGDKLHKHYNRKESFVIDGYTEIPESDYPEFSNNWIQQSERILKPGGSIYIVSGYTNLVHILNSLKNTKLKEMNHLIWKYNFGVYTKTKYVSSHYHILYLIKKGKKHTFNTNARYGQEEKNKDNGSMNYKDREDVWIINKEYKPGETKNKNELPIKLLTKIIQYSSNEGDLVFDFFLGGFSTAKVALGLSRDYSGFEINTKSFEHHYKELQNLEKGHLSHTLRIPQQDMLFSQGEPWNDTDLATLKDKYEKLIYKYKTKRKVIEELSLEFGRGRFSLTNALKRVGY from the coding sequence ATGGATATTAGGAACAAAGTATTTAATGAAGATTGCATCGAAGGCACAAAACTAAAAATACCAGATAATAGCGTTGATTTAATAATTACTGACCCTCCATATGGCATTAATGGTGACAAACTTCACAAACATTATAATCGTAAAGAATCATTTGTTATAGATGGTTACACAGAAATTCCAGAATCGGATTATCCAGAATTTAGCAATAATTGGATACAACAATCTGAGAGGATTTTAAAGCCTGGTGGTTCAATTTATATAGTTTCTGGATACACGAATTTAGTGCACATCTTGAATTCATTAAAGAATACTAAGCTAAAGGAGATGAATCACTTAATATGGAAATATAATTTTGGAGTATACACTAAGACAAAATATGTTTCCTCTCATTACCACATATTATATCTTATAAAAAAAGGAAAGAAGCACACATTTAATACTAATGCACGTTATGGGCAAGAAGAAAAAAACAAAGATAATGGTTCAATGAATTACAAAGACAGAGAAGATGTCTGGATTATTAATAAAGAATACAAACCCGGTGAAACAAAGAACAAAAATGAATTACCAATTAAATTATTAACTAAAATTATCCAATATAGCAGCAATGAAGGAGACTTAGTTTTCGACTTCTTTCTTGGCGGTTTTTCTACTGCAAAAGTTGCACTTGGTTTATCTAGAGATTACAGCGGCTTTGAAATCAACACAAAATCTTTTGAGCATCACTACAAAGAATTACAAAATTTAGAAAAAGGTCATCTATCACATACATTAAGAATCCCGCAGCAAGATATGTTATTCAGCCAAGGCGAGCCCTGGAATGACACCGATTTAGCCACACTAAAAGACAAATATGAAAAATTAATCTATAAATATAAAACTAAAAGGAAAGTTATTGAAGAATTGTCTTTAGAGTTTGGTAGAGGCCGCTTTTCATTAACCAATGCCCTTAAGAGAGTTGGGTATTAA